The following are from one region of the Sorghum bicolor cultivar BTx623 chromosome 2, Sorghum_bicolor_NCBIv3, whole genome shotgun sequence genome:
- the LOC8069115 gene encoding uncharacterized protein LOC8069115 gives MASAAVLRSAGSRRLFSYPTLRAAAISGPAALPDAPAVAAAPAVAPAQPPPLAGILWARSIATFTRTNPHVNVGSIGHIGHGKFTLTAAITKGISTTRHLLADDAMVPISSPLTPPLGGSEETDKKGAMVKRLKVQAIKKDIKQSPKKVNLVAKLVRGMRVEDALLQLQVTVKRAAKTVYQVIHSARANAAHNHGLDPDKLIVEEAFVGKGLYLKRLSYHAKGRCGIMVRPRCRLTVVVREATAEEEAKIAKLRVSNYKKLTRKERQLMPHRLIEVSPRWARKRKAEAGAAV, from the exons ATGGCTTCCGCCGCGGTGCTCCGGAGCGCCGGCTCCCGCCGCCTTTTCTCCTACCCCACCCTCCGCGCCGCCGCGATCTCGGGACCCGCAGCGCTACCCGATGCGCCTGctgtggcggcggcgccggcggtggcGCCGGCCCAGCCGCCACCGCTGGCCGGGATCCTCTGGGCGAGGTCCATCGCCACCTTCACGCGCAC GAATCCCCATGTGAACGTCGGCTCCATTGGGCACATCGGTCACGGCAAATTCACTCTCACTGCTGCTATTACCAAG GGGATATCAACTACAAGGCATTTGCTTGCAGATGATGCTATGGTGCCTATTTCGTCTCCTTTGACTCCTCCACTCGGTGGCAGTGAAGAAACTGACAAAAAGGGGGCCATGGTAAAACGCCTAAAGGTCCAAGCCATAAAAAAGGATATCAAACAG AGTCCCAAGAAGGTGAATCTTGTAGCAAAGCTGGTTCGAGGTATGCGTGTGGAAGATGCCTTATTGCAGCTGCAAGTGACTGTTAAAAGGGCTGCCAAAACTGTTTACCAG GTGATCCATTCTGCTCGGGCCAATGCAGCTCACAACCATGGATTGGATCCTGATAAGCTCATTGTTG AGGAGGCCTTTGTGGGAAAGGGACTTTACCTGAAGAGACTGTCTTACCATGCCAAAGGGAGATGCGGTATAATGGTGCGACCAAGGTGCAGATTGACAGTGGTGGTTAGAGAAGCTACTGCTGAGGAAGAGGCAAAGATTGCCAAGCTCAGGGTGAGCAACTATAAGAAGCTGACCAGAAAGGAGCGGCAGCTTATGCCGCACAGGCTCATCGAGGTTAGCCCAAGGTGGGCTCGCAAGAGGAAAGCAGAGGCTGGTGCTGCAGTATAG
- the LOC110432408 gene encoding extensin-like, protein MYTQMEARMEELEANQAAQDLAHKAQLAAVEAAHQAHLAALTEHHQRQMADLASFLRTQHQQDLPPSLFAPPPVPVPAPVQRPAPSAGSNPTPSPPLGASPTQQGWPGYPTYPTYPTQPFTWGPPPPQSQGYSSWPGAQTQQGPSAGLWRYDAAPSGWTQAPPQAGWGSWGDGTPGDGATS, encoded by the exons ATGTACACGCAGATGGAG GCTAGGATGGAGGAGCTGGAGGCCAACCAGGCGGCCCAGGACTTGGCCCACAAGGCGCAGCTGGCGGCGGTGGAGGCGGCCCACCAGGCGCACCTGGCGGCACTGACGGAGCACCACCAGCGTCAGATGGCGGACCTGGCGAGCTTCCTCCGGACCCAGCACCAGCAGGATCTTCCTCCCTCGCTCTTTGCTCCACCACCAGTCCCAGTGCCTGCTCCtgttcagcgtccg GCTCCGTCGGCGGGTTCGAACCCGACTCCCAGCCCTCCACTGGGTGCCAGCCCTACACAGCAAGGCTGGCCAGGGTACCCGACCTACCCGACCTACCCCACACAGCCGTTCACGTGGGGGCCTCCTCCTCCACAGTCGCAGGGCTACTCCTCGTGGCCGGGGGCGCAGACGCAGCAGGGGCCTAGCGCAGGACTATGGCGCTACGACGCCGCGCCGTCAGGGTGGACTCAGGCACCACCACAGGCAGGGTGGGGTTCGTGGGGCGATGGGACCCCTGGGGACGGCGCCACGAGCTAG